The following are encoded in a window of Nocardioides houyundeii genomic DNA:
- a CDS encoding GNAT family N-acetyltransferase yields MSPRLTMEPLDLERDLGLLHRWVTHPRSVYWGMQDASVADVAGEYARIAEDPHHHALLGRAAGEPQFLLERYDPRHHPQLAELPELEPGDVGMHLLVAPTDSPVPGFTSVVMRAAVASILADAPRVVVEPDVRNDKIAALNAAAGFRVLRHVQLSDKVAALSVCDRADFAASRLGRAGQGGAA; encoded by the coding sequence ATGAGCCCGAGACTCACCATGGAGCCGCTCGACCTGGAGCGCGACCTGGGCCTGCTGCACCGCTGGGTCACCCACCCGCGCTCGGTCTACTGGGGGATGCAGGACGCCTCGGTGGCCGACGTGGCGGGCGAGTACGCCCGGATCGCCGAGGACCCGCACCACCACGCCCTGCTGGGACGCGCCGCCGGGGAGCCGCAGTTCCTCCTCGAGCGCTACGACCCGCGCCACCACCCCCAGCTGGCCGAACTGCCCGAGCTGGAGCCCGGCGACGTCGGGATGCACCTGCTGGTGGCGCCCACCGACTCGCCCGTGCCCGGCTTCACCTCCGTGGTGATGCGCGCGGCCGTCGCCTCCATCCTGGCCGACGCGCCGCGGGTGGTGGTCGAGCCCGACGTCCGCAACGACAAGATCGCGGCGCTCAACGCCGCCGCCGGCTTCCGGGTGCTGCGGCACGTCCAGCTCAGCGACAAGGTCGCCGCGCTCAGCGTCTGCGACCGCGCCGACTTCGCCGCCTCCCGCCTGGGCCGCGCCGGGCAGGGCGGTGCCGCATGA
- a CDS encoding IucA/IucC family protein, whose amino-acid sequence MRYDEHLTPELLERAQRHLMAKAISEFSHERLLAPRAVGDGYLLETPGGRSAYSFTARVHPLEHWVIDEQSVTRTVDGEPAALDVQELVVELAGVLGIPDALLPTYLEELASTLAAATWKLAHGTLTAAELVHADYQQIEAAMTEGHPAFLANNGRIGFGADDYAAYAPETGSDVRLLWLAVRRDQARLSLARDVDERTHYLRELGAETVAEFEDRLRELGLDPAGYLYLPVHPWQWVNRVAISFAPSVARRDLVLLGEGPGAFRAQQSIRTFFPREHPERSYVKTALAIQNMGFLRGLSPAYMAATPAVNDLVADLVAGDATLGECGFTVLREHAAIGWTGDAFHALATPSPYRKMVAALWRESPVPRLAPGERLATMASLLHRDAVGASHVAALVAASGLDPATWVRSWLRAYLRPLVHCLVAHDLAFMPHGENLVLVLRDHVVVRTIMKDIGEEVAVMGDAPLPPEVERIRAQVPADVQALAIHTDVFDGVLRYVAAILDEDGVLSDADFWAEVRRCLDDHAADHPELADAVARHDLTREEFRHSCLNRLQLRNTLAMVDLADQSESLIFAGTLENPAAKPVAAVSPAGADR is encoded by the coding sequence ATGAGGTACGACGAGCACCTCACCCCCGAGCTGCTGGAGCGGGCCCAGCGCCACCTGATGGCCAAGGCGATCTCGGAGTTCTCCCACGAGCGGCTGCTCGCCCCGCGGGCCGTCGGCGACGGCTACCTGCTGGAGACCCCCGGCGGGCGCTCGGCGTACTCGTTCACCGCCCGGGTGCACCCCCTGGAGCACTGGGTGATCGACGAGCAGAGCGTGACCCGCACCGTCGACGGCGAGCCGGCCGCGCTCGACGTCCAGGAGCTGGTGGTGGAGCTCGCCGGGGTGCTGGGCATCCCGGACGCCCTGCTGCCGACCTACCTGGAGGAGCTGGCCAGCACCCTGGCCGCGGCCACCTGGAAGCTGGCGCACGGCACGCTCACCGCCGCCGAGCTGGTGCACGCGGACTACCAGCAGATCGAGGCCGCGATGACCGAGGGCCACCCCGCGTTCCTGGCCAACAACGGCCGGATCGGGTTCGGCGCCGACGACTACGCGGCGTACGCCCCGGAGACCGGGAGTGACGTCCGGCTGCTGTGGCTGGCGGTACGCCGGGACCAGGCCCGGCTGTCCCTGGCCCGTGACGTCGACGAGCGCACCCACTACCTGCGCGAGCTCGGGGCGGAGACCGTCGCGGAGTTCGAGGACCGGCTGCGCGAGCTCGGCCTGGACCCGGCCGGCTACCTCTACCTCCCGGTGCACCCGTGGCAGTGGGTCAACCGGGTGGCGATCTCCTTCGCCCCCTCGGTGGCCCGCCGCGACCTGGTGCTGCTGGGGGAGGGGCCCGGCGCGTTCCGGGCCCAGCAGTCGATCCGCACCTTCTTCCCGCGCGAGCACCCGGAGCGCTCGTACGTGAAGACCGCCCTGGCGATCCAGAACATGGGCTTCCTGCGCGGACTCTCTCCGGCGTACATGGCCGCCACCCCGGCGGTCAACGACCTCGTGGCCGACCTGGTCGCCGGCGACGCGACGCTGGGCGAGTGCGGGTTCACCGTGCTCCGCGAGCACGCCGCCATCGGCTGGACCGGGGACGCCTTCCACGCGCTCGCCACACCCTCGCCGTACCGCAAGATGGTGGCCGCACTGTGGCGGGAGAGCCCGGTGCCGCGGCTGGCACCCGGCGAGCGGCTGGCCACCATGGCCTCCCTGCTGCACCGCGACGCCGTCGGCGCCTCGCACGTGGCCGCCCTGGTCGCCGCGTCCGGCCTGGACCCGGCAACCTGGGTGCGGTCCTGGCTGCGGGCCTACCTGCGCCCGCTGGTGCACTGCCTGGTCGCCCACGACCTGGCGTTCATGCCGCACGGGGAGAACCTGGTGCTGGTGCTCCGCGACCACGTCGTGGTGCGCACGATCATGAAGGACATCGGCGAGGAGGTGGCGGTGATGGGTGACGCCCCGCTGCCGCCCGAGGTGGAGCGGATCCGCGCCCAGGTGCCCGCCGACGTCCAGGCCCTGGCCATCCACACCGACGTCTTCGACGGGGTGCTGCGCTACGTCGCAGCGATCCTCGACGAGGACGGGGTGCTCTCCGACGCCGACTTCTGGGCCGAGGTGCGCCGCTGCCTCGACGACCACGCGGCCGACCACCCCGAGCTCGCCGACGCCGTCGCCCGGCACGACCTGACCCGGGAGGAGTTCCGGCACAGCTGTCTGAACCGGCTCCAGCTGCGCAACACCCTGGCCATGGTCGACCTGGCCGACCAGTCGGAGTCGCTGATCTTTGCCGGCACCCTGGAGAATCCGGCTGCCAAGCCCGTCGCGGCGGTCTCCCCGGCAGGAGCGGACCGGTGA
- a CDS encoding GNAT family N-acetyltransferase codes for MSVWRDPWGVPHVRGGSVAELAFEQGRVTVEARGEQLERERLHGEGRLASVVGQSGVEWDAFARRAGIAELAERAFSGLDAETQEFVRGYVDGVRAAGLTEWQPWTPLAVFLVQHIHFANYPSVLWRHHVERHLGTAVKDLFRREGMPNGSNAFVIGGGRTGSGLPIIAGDPHRIFESPGVYMQVRLVCDELDVAGLAFPGVPGVQHFGHAGEVAWAVTNAMADHQELRQVTGEAVLERRTELVEVAGADPVPVEIATTAHGPVVVHDAAGKEAWALWTPAWSAGDLGFGALLPLLRARSVADVESALEAWVEPVNNWIVADTGGRLLHKVAGRMAGDPPLPRIEGGPDDVLVTANDRRDDSFAVLTEDFAAPFRRDRITELLAGDGWDATRAAEVLTDDLQLAWRSLLDALPDSSSPVVARLRAWDGRMAADSTEAALFAAVRARLVELVCASPALAPLREPCPYGVLHAPWFHLGVRVATALPHLLRRPDDVRRLLDVDLPALLATAVDDVAGDPPSGTWGERHRFVHDGTPLSGDTDCVAATGWAPGSELVARGPVARYVWDLAGRSRSRWAMPEASQVPVWAAGTLLPVEPFTLAPVDPARDAELIHRWVTAPRAEFWGMAERTPAEVGEIYAYIADQPHLSASLVRSDGVPIGIFQTYDPAVDEIGEFYQRRPGDLGVHLFLADDAARAGQTPALMAFLMAGVFTDPQVNRVVLEPDVANDRSIALLRRLGATLGPVVQLPGKQAQFAFLTRDWWLSAGAPPRR; via the coding sequence GTGAGCGTGTGGCGCGACCCCTGGGGGGTCCCGCACGTGCGCGGCGGGTCGGTGGCCGAGCTCGCCTTCGAGCAGGGCCGGGTGACCGTCGAGGCGCGCGGGGAGCAGCTGGAGCGGGAGCGGCTGCACGGCGAGGGACGTCTCGCCTCCGTCGTCGGGCAGTCCGGGGTGGAGTGGGACGCCTTCGCCCGCCGCGCCGGGATCGCCGAGCTCGCCGAACGGGCGTTCTCAGGCCTCGACGCGGAGACGCAGGAGTTCGTCCGGGGGTACGTCGACGGGGTGCGGGCGGCCGGGCTCACTGAGTGGCAGCCGTGGACCCCGCTGGCGGTCTTCCTGGTCCAGCACATCCACTTCGCCAACTACCCGAGCGTGCTGTGGCGCCACCACGTCGAGCGGCACCTCGGCACGGCAGTCAAGGACCTCTTCCGGCGCGAAGGGATGCCGAACGGCAGCAACGCGTTCGTGATCGGGGGCGGCCGGACCGGCTCGGGGCTGCCGATCATCGCCGGCGACCCGCACCGCATCTTCGAGTCCCCGGGCGTCTACATGCAGGTGCGGCTGGTCTGCGACGAGCTCGACGTCGCGGGCCTCGCCTTCCCCGGCGTGCCCGGGGTGCAGCACTTCGGCCACGCCGGCGAGGTGGCGTGGGCGGTCACCAACGCGATGGCCGACCACCAGGAGCTCCGGCAGGTCACGGGCGAGGCGGTGCTCGAGCGGCGTACCGAGCTGGTCGAGGTCGCCGGGGCCGACCCGGTGCCGGTCGAGATCGCCACCACCGCCCACGGGCCCGTCGTGGTGCACGACGCCGCCGGCAAGGAGGCGTGGGCGCTGTGGACTCCCGCCTGGTCGGCCGGAGATCTCGGCTTCGGGGCCCTGCTGCCGCTGCTGCGCGCCCGTTCCGTCGCCGACGTGGAGAGCGCCCTGGAGGCCTGGGTGGAGCCGGTGAACAACTGGATCGTCGCCGACACCGGCGGCCGGCTGCTGCACAAGGTCGCCGGCCGGATGGCGGGGGACCCCCCGCTGCCCCGGATCGAGGGCGGACCGGACGACGTGCTGGTCACCGCCAACGACCGGCGCGACGACTCCTTCGCCGTGCTGACCGAGGACTTCGCCGCGCCGTTCCGCCGGGACCGGATCACCGAGCTGCTGGCCGGCGACGGCTGGGACGCGACCCGCGCGGCCGAGGTGCTCACCGACGACCTCCAGCTGGCGTGGCGCTCGCTGCTGGACGCGCTCCCGGACTCGTCCTCACCCGTCGTCGCCCGGCTGCGGGCCTGGGACGGCCGGATGGCGGCCGACAGCACAGAGGCGGCGCTCTTCGCGGCGGTGCGTGCCCGGCTGGTCGAGCTGGTCTGCGCGTCGCCGGCGTTGGCGCCGCTGCGCGAGCCCTGCCCGTACGGCGTCCTGCACGCGCCCTGGTTCCACCTCGGGGTGCGGGTCGCCACCGCGCTGCCGCACCTGCTGCGCCGCCCCGACGACGTACGCCGCCTGCTCGACGTGGACCTCCCGGCCCTGCTGGCCACGGCGGTCGACGACGTCGCGGGCGACCCGCCGTCGGGCACCTGGGGCGAGCGGCACCGGTTCGTCCACGACGGCACCCCGCTCTCCGGGGACACCGACTGCGTCGCGGCCACCGGCTGGGCCCCGGGCTCCGAGCTGGTCGCCCGCGGGCCGGTGGCGCGCTACGTGTGGGACCTGGCGGGACGGAGCCGCAGCCGCTGGGCGATGCCCGAGGCTTCGCAGGTGCCGGTCTGGGCGGCCGGGACGCTGCTGCCGGTCGAGCCCTTCACCCTCGCTCCGGTGGACCCGGCTCGCGACGCCGAGCTGATCCACCGCTGGGTGACTGCGCCCCGCGCGGAGTTCTGGGGGATGGCCGAGCGGACGCCGGCGGAGGTCGGGGAGATCTACGCCTACATCGCCGACCAGCCGCACCTGAGCGCCAGCCTGGTGCGCAGCGACGGCGTGCCGATCGGGATCTTCCAGACCTACGACCCCGCGGTCGACGAGATCGGGGAGTTCTACCAGCGCCGGCCCGGTGACCTCGGGGTGCACCTCTTCCTCGCCGACGACGCCGCGCGCGCGGGTCAGACCCCGGCGCTGATGGCGTTCCTGATGGCGGGCGTGTTCACCGACCCGCAGGTGAACCGGGTGGTGCTCGAGCCGGACGTGGCCAACGACAGGTCCATCGCCCTGCTGCGCCGGCTGGGCGCGACCCTGGGCCCGGTGGTGCAGCTGCCGGGGAAGCAGGCGCAGTTCGCGTTCCTGACGAGAGACTGGTGGCTCAGCGCGGGGGCACCGCCAAGGCGATGA
- a CDS encoding PucR family transcriptional regulator → MPRHNARTAANHGLDLSGAEVAVMRSRLPRVADAAVQAIIAEVPTYANALSGAMGENIRNAVQLALGGFIQLASRRNSDGTRPTAPAMEGAYQLGRGEARSGRSMESLLAAYRVGARVSWNEMSAGLLADGVDAETLAKFAGLVFAYIDQLSASSVSGHSDEAATSGRVRERMREALALALLRGEETEALARAATRADWELPQTLTAVLVPEAHLRQVRDLLDPRTLTVTDPASVDDDSVLLVPDALRAVLLRSATGHPAVVGPARPWDQVRTSYLRARRGLELSGPVSDTESHLAELVVSADAEAAADLRVRVLAPLAELTPAARDKLTETLRLWLLHQGRREAVAAALFVHGQTVRYRVGQLREVYGDLLEDPDFVRDAVIALAVPPR, encoded by the coding sequence ATGCCCCGACATAACGCCCGGACGGCAGCGAACCACGGACTCGACCTCAGCGGCGCCGAGGTCGCGGTGATGCGGAGCCGCCTGCCCCGCGTCGCCGATGCGGCCGTCCAAGCCATCATCGCCGAGGTTCCCACTTATGCTAATGCGCTCTCCGGCGCCATGGGCGAGAACATCCGGAACGCCGTGCAGCTGGCCCTGGGCGGGTTCATCCAGCTGGCCTCGCGCCGCAACTCCGACGGCACCCGGCCCACCGCCCCGGCGATGGAGGGCGCCTACCAGCTGGGCCGCGGCGAGGCCCGCTCCGGGCGCAGCATGGAGTCGCTGCTCGCCGCTTACCGGGTGGGGGCGCGGGTCTCCTGGAACGAGATGTCGGCCGGCCTGCTCGCCGACGGGGTGGACGCCGAGACCCTGGCGAAGTTCGCCGGACTGGTCTTCGCCTACATCGACCAGCTCTCCGCCTCCAGCGTCTCCGGGCACAGCGACGAGGCCGCGACGTCCGGTCGGGTGCGGGAGCGGATGCGCGAGGCGCTGGCGCTGGCGCTGCTGCGCGGGGAGGAGACCGAGGCGCTGGCCCGGGCCGCCACGCGCGCCGACTGGGAGCTCCCCCAGACGCTGACCGCGGTGCTCGTCCCCGAGGCCCACCTGCGCCAGGTCCGGGACCTGCTCGACCCGCGCACCCTGACGGTCACCGACCCCGCGTCCGTCGACGACGACTCGGTGCTGCTGGTGCCGGACGCCCTCCGGGCGGTGCTGCTGCGCAGCGCCACGGGCCACCCGGCCGTGGTCGGTCCGGCCCGGCCCTGGGACCAGGTGCGGACGTCGTACCTGCGGGCGCGGCGGGGCCTGGAGCTGTCCGGCCCGGTCAGCGACACCGAGTCCCACCTGGCCGAGCTGGTGGTGAGCGCCGACGCCGAGGCGGCCGCCGACCTGCGCGTCCGGGTCCTGGCGCCGCTGGCCGAGCTGACCCCGGCGGCCCGCGACAAGCTGACCGAGACGCTGCGGCTCTGGCTGCTGCACCAGGGACGGCGCGAGGCGGTGGCGGCCGCCCTCTTCGTGCACGGTCAGACGGTCCGCTACCGGGTGGGCCAGCTCCGAGAGGTGTACGGCGACCTGCTGGAGGACCCCGACTTCGTGCGCGACGCGGTCATCGCCTTGGCGGTGCCCCCGCGCTGA
- a CDS encoding ferredoxin reductase, translating to MAMLLNQPNPSPRAAGRRRGATRLRDRAIRLVEAATTPLLPADYLDLFAPLRSGAELRGRIVAVHPETADAATILIQPGADWAGHVPGQYTRVGIDVDGVRHWRAYSLTHGPRADGLISITVKAVPDGIVSSHLVRAAAPGTLVHLEQATGEFVLPPEGGKFLFVTAGSGVTPVIGMLRNLFPVADAGVVRLARSEPFDITVVHVAPSEPDSIFLRDLKALHEAGLIHLVPRYDDVHGVLDVAELSSLVPDLSARTTLACGPAGLLDALGSHHEAAGLALIIEQFRTTRVAAGEGGTVSFEQSDREVEADGATPILDAAEDAGLLMPSGCRMGICMGCVLPLKEGSVRDLRNGEVTTAIPGETDPGGIKIQTCISAAAGACRIDH from the coding sequence ATGGCCATGTTGCTGAACCAACCCAACCCCAGCCCGAGGGCTGCGGGGCGCCGTCGCGGCGCCACCCGGTTGCGGGACCGCGCCATCCGGCTGGTGGAGGCGGCCACCACGCCGCTGCTCCCCGCCGACTACCTGGACCTCTTCGCGCCCCTGCGCTCGGGCGCCGAGCTGCGCGGCCGCATAGTGGCCGTGCATCCCGAGACCGCCGACGCGGCCACCATCCTGATCCAGCCGGGTGCCGACTGGGCCGGTCACGTGCCCGGCCAGTACACCCGCGTCGGGATCGACGTCGACGGGGTGCGCCACTGGCGGGCCTACTCGCTCACCCACGGCCCGCGCGCCGACGGCCTGATCTCCATCACGGTCAAGGCCGTGCCGGACGGCATCGTCTCCAGCCACCTGGTCCGCGCCGCGGCGCCCGGCACCCTGGTCCACCTGGAGCAGGCGACGGGTGAGTTCGTGCTTCCTCCCGAGGGCGGCAAGTTCCTCTTCGTCACCGCCGGCTCCGGGGTCACCCCGGTGATCGGGATGCTGCGCAACCTCTTCCCGGTCGCCGACGCCGGCGTCGTCCGGCTGGCGCGCAGCGAACCGTTCGACATCACCGTGGTGCACGTCGCGCCCAGCGAGCCCGACTCCATCTTCCTGCGCGACCTCAAGGCGCTGCACGAGGCCGGGCTGATCCACCTGGTGCCGCGCTACGACGACGTGCACGGCGTGCTCGACGTCGCGGAGCTCTCCTCGCTGGTGCCCGACCTCTCCGCCCGCACCACCCTGGCGTGCGGGCCCGCCGGGCTGCTGGACGCGCTGGGCTCGCACCACGAGGCCGCCGGGCTGGCGCTGATCATCGAGCAGTTCCGCACCACCCGGGTCGCCGCCGGGGAGGGGGGCACCGTCTCGTTCGAGCAGTCCGACCGCGAGGTCGAGGCGGACGGCGCGACGCCGATCCTCGACGCCGCCGAGGACGCCGGGCTGCTGATGCCCAGCGGCTGCCGGATGGGCATCTGCATGGGCTGCGTGCTGCCGCTCAAGGAGGGCTCGGTGCGCGACCTGCGCAACGGCGAGGTGACCACCGCCATCCCCGGCGAGACCGACCCCGGGGGCATCAAGATCCAGACCTGCATCAGCGCCGCCGCCGGCGCCTGCCGCATCGACCACTGA
- a CDS encoding fatty acid desaturase family protein, with translation MTAITKKAENPTAHLSPEDIEELGRELDRIRQSVIDDRGASDAAYIRGMVKTQRYLELGSRAVLLFSSLPPAWLVGTAGLSVAKILENMEVGHNVMHGQWDWMRDPKIHSSTWEWDNASTAEGWKHSHNEVHHTYTNIVGKDNDLGYGIMRVDEDQKWYPMHLGQPLWNFINACFFEYGIAAYDLELGKNLSKPKDKRSPEFKRRAANTLRKIRQQMTKDYVVHPALSIPTGSFLPTLAANFTANLVRNLWSHSVIMCGHFPEGVETFERDAIPDKETRGEWYLRQMLGSANISGSEAMHIMTGNLSHQIEHHLFPDLPSNRYKEVAPQVKALFDKYDLTYLERPLPQQVYSAWHKVVRLSLPNGFLASTTPKNLPGQLTKLYKMTTGGPKVRRAIQARLLQEARRRQPGQAAPAPERTAA, from the coding sequence ATGACCGCCATCACCAAGAAGGCCGAGAACCCGACCGCCCACCTCTCCCCGGAGGACATCGAGGAGCTCGGGCGCGAGCTCGACCGCATCCGGCAGAGCGTGATCGACGACCGCGGCGCCAGCGACGCGGCGTACATCCGGGGCATGGTGAAGACCCAGCGCTACCTCGAGCTCGGCAGCCGCGCCGTGCTGCTCTTCTCGTCGCTGCCCCCGGCCTGGCTGGTCGGCACCGCCGGGCTGAGCGTGGCCAAGATCCTCGAGAACATGGAGGTCGGCCACAACGTCATGCACGGCCAGTGGGACTGGATGCGCGACCCGAAGATCCACTCCTCGACCTGGGAGTGGGACAACGCCTCGACCGCCGAGGGCTGGAAGCACAGCCACAACGAGGTGCACCACACCTACACCAACATCGTCGGCAAGGACAACGACCTCGGCTACGGCATCATGCGCGTCGACGAGGACCAGAAGTGGTACCCGATGCACCTGGGCCAGCCGCTGTGGAACTTCATCAACGCCTGCTTCTTCGAGTACGGCATCGCCGCCTACGACCTCGAGCTCGGCAAGAACCTCTCCAAGCCCAAGGACAAGCGCAGCCCGGAGTTCAAGCGCCGCGCCGCCAACACCCTGCGCAAGATCCGCCAGCAGATGACCAAGGACTACGTCGTCCACCCCGCGCTGTCGATCCCGACCGGGTCGTTCCTGCCGACCCTGGCGGCCAACTTCACCGCCAACCTGGTGCGCAACCTGTGGTCGCACTCGGTGATCATGTGCGGGCACTTCCCCGAGGGCGTCGAGACCTTCGAGCGCGACGCCATCCCGGATAAGGAGACCCGCGGCGAGTGGTACCTGCGCCAGATGCTGGGCAGCGCCAACATCTCCGGGTCCGAGGCCATGCACATCATGACCGGCAACCTGAGCCACCAGATCGAGCACCACCTGTTCCCCGACCTGCCGAGCAACCGCTACAAGGAGGTCGCCCCGCAGGTGAAGGCGCTCTTCGACAAGTACGACCTGACCTACCTGGAGCGCCCGCTGCCCCAGCAGGTCTACAGCGCCTGGCACAAGGTGGTCCGCCTCAGCCTGCCCAACGGGTTCCTGGCCTCCACCACTCCCAAGAACCTGCCCGGCCAGCTGACCAAGCTCTACAAGATGACCACTGGCGGCCCCAAGGTGCGCCGCGCCATCCAGGCCCGCCTCCTGCAGGAGGCGCGCCGGCGTCAGCCCGGCCAGGCCGCCCCGGCCCCGGAGCGCACCGCGGCCTGA
- a CDS encoding oxidoreductase, whose protein sequence is MTEPWSPAEIGDLTGRTALVTGPSLGGLGHHTALELARHGARVVLAGRTRAKLEETAQAIRAEVPAAALEKLVVDLASLDSVRRAGQDAAAYGPLHLLVNNAGVMAPAYQRTVDGLELQMATNHFGPFLLTGLLLPQLTESGEGRVVTVSSQMHRRARTAPLDDPRTPRGSYKRWPEYAESKLANLLFTFELDRRARSRGLPVRALAAHPGISGTHLVANGRTGRSAGGLASILDAATKAVSQSAERGAWPVLMAATADLPGGSYCGPGGFGQLSGPPRLVGSTPLARDEMAQRRLWEISEQTVGLTYP, encoded by the coding sequence GTGACCGAGCCGTGGTCGCCGGCCGAGATCGGCGACCTGACCGGACGCACCGCCCTGGTCACCGGCCCCAGCCTCGGCGGCCTGGGACACCACACCGCCCTGGAGCTGGCCCGGCACGGCGCCCGGGTGGTGCTGGCGGGCCGCACCCGGGCCAAGCTCGAGGAGACCGCCCAGGCGATCCGGGCCGAGGTGCCCGCGGCCGCCCTGGAGAAGCTGGTGGTCGACCTGGCGTCGCTGGACTCGGTACGCCGGGCAGGGCAGGACGCCGCGGCGTACGGGCCGCTGCACCTGCTGGTCAACAACGCCGGGGTGATGGCGCCCGCCTACCAGCGGACCGTGGACGGCCTGGAGCTGCAGATGGCGACCAACCACTTCGGGCCGTTCCTGCTCACCGGGCTGCTGCTGCCGCAGCTGACCGAGAGCGGCGAGGGACGGGTGGTCACGGTGAGCTCGCAGATGCACCGCCGGGCCCGGACCGCGCCGCTGGACGACCCGCGCACGCCCCGGGGCAGCTACAAGCGCTGGCCGGAGTACGCCGAGTCCAAGCTGGCCAACCTGCTCTTCACCTTCGAGCTGGACCGGCGAGCCCGGTCCCGGGGACTCCCGGTCAGGGCGCTGGCCGCGCACCCCGGCATCTCCGGCACCCACCTGGTCGCCAACGGTCGCACCGGCCGCTCCGCCGGCGGCCTCGCCTCGATCCTCGACGCGGCTACCAAGGCGGTCTCCCAGTCCGCCGAGCGCGGCGCCTGGCCGGTGCTGATGGCCGCGACCGCCGACCTGCCCGGCGGGTCCTACTGCGGGCCCGGTGGCTTCGGGCAGCTGTCCGGGCCGCCCCGCCTGGTGGGCAGCACCCCGCTGGCCCGGGACGAGATGGCGCAGCGCCGCCTCTGGGAGATCAGCGAGCAGACGGTGGGCCTGACCTACCCCTGA
- a CDS encoding maleylpyruvate isomerase family mycothiol-dependent enzyme, with amino-acid sequence MTEQRETTTATTDEASRELAAAVTTWWQAVNDFTTLLEELDDDDWARPTDLPGWDVHAVAAHTAHLESLLVGTPHAEVELVESGHLKSPMGTFTEQGVVARRDASPDQLINEIRESATSRNTALLADPPRDPDAVAPGLFGAIGWSTRTLLRNRPLDVWMHEQDVRRAVGRPGNLDSPAARHSAEYLAESLGFVLAKKVRAPVGTTVALEVAGLPRRVACVAPDGRGRLLAETASDEIDATIHCDLESFLLLAGGRRRPEPGLVRVGGDTDLGLRVVESLAVTP; translated from the coding sequence ATGACCGAGCAGCGCGAGACGACCACGGCCACCACCGACGAGGCGTCCCGAGAGCTCGCCGCCGCGGTGACGACCTGGTGGCAGGCCGTCAACGACTTCACCACGCTGCTGGAGGAGCTGGACGACGACGACTGGGCGCGCCCCACCGACCTGCCCGGCTGGGACGTGCACGCGGTCGCCGCACACACCGCGCACCTGGAGTCGCTGCTGGTGGGCACCCCGCACGCCGAGGTCGAGCTCGTCGAGAGCGGGCACCTGAAGAGCCCGATGGGCACCTTCACCGAGCAGGGCGTGGTGGCCCGGCGCGACGCCTCCCCGGACCAGCTGATCAACGAGATCCGCGAGTCCGCCACCAGCCGCAACACCGCGCTCCTCGCCGACCCGCCCCGCGACCCGGACGCGGTCGCACCGGGCCTCTTCGGCGCCATCGGCTGGTCCACCCGCACCCTGCTGCGCAACCGTCCCCTGGACGTGTGGATGCACGAGCAGGACGTGCGCCGGGCGGTCGGGCGCCCCGGCAACCTCGACTCCCCCGCGGCCCGGCACTCGGCCGAGTACCTCGCCGAGAGCCTGGGCTTCGTGCTCGCCAAGAAGGTGCGCGCGCCGGTCGGCACCACGGTCGCGCTGGAGGTCGCCGGGCTGCCCCGCCGTGTGGCCTGCGTCGCTCCCGACGGCCGCGGCCGGCTGCTCGCCGAGACGGCGTCGGACGAGATCGACGCCACCATCCACTGCGACCTGGAGTCCTTCCTGCTGCTGGCCGGCGGCCGGCGCCGTCCCGAGCCCGGCCTGGTGCGGGTCGGCGGCGACACCGACCTGGGCCTGCGCGTGGTGGAGTCCCTGGCGGTCACCCCGTGA